A window of the Lates calcarifer isolate ASB-BC8 linkage group LG18, TLL_Latcal_v3, whole genome shotgun sequence genome harbors these coding sequences:
- the ndufa5 gene encoding NADH dehydrogenase [ubiquinone] 1 alpha subcomplex subunit 5, whose translation MAGLLKKTTGLVGLAVSHNPHERLRILYSKILASLQTMPQDAAYRKYTEQLVSERFNHVKTEPDVEKLEQKINCGQIEEVIFQAECELALSRKMSEWKPWEPLIEEPPPNQWKWPI comes from the exons ACGACCGGCCTGGTCGGCCTGGCAGTGTCCCACAATCCACATGAG CGCCTGAGAATTCTCTACTCAAAGATCCTGGCATCTCTGCAGACGATGCCACAGGACGCTGCCTACAGGAagtacacagagcagctggTCAGCGAGCGGTTCAACCACGTCAAAACG GAGCCTGATGTTGAAAAGCtggagcagaaaataaactgtggtCAGATTGAAGAAGTCATTTTCCAG gCGGAGTGTGAGCTGGCTCTGTCCAGGAAGATGTCCGAGTGGAAACCATGGGAGCCGCTGATAGAGGAGCCTCCTCCCAACCAGTGGAAATGGCCCATCTGA